In Macaca fascicularis isolate 582-1 chromosome 15, T2T-MFA8v1.1, one genomic interval encodes:
- the C15H9orf78 gene encoding splicing factor C9orf78 homolog — MPVVRKIFRRRRGDSESEEDEQDSEEVRLKLEETREVQNLRKRPNGVSAVALLVGEKVQEETTLVDDPFQMKTGGMVDMKKLKERGKDKISEEEDLHLGTSFSAETNRRDEDADMMKYIETELKKRKGIVEHEEQKVKPKNAEDCLYELPENIRVSSAKKTEEMLSNQMLSGIPEVDLGIDAKIKNIISTEDAKARLLAEQQNKKKDSETSFVPTNMAVNYVQHNRFYHEELNAPIRRNKEEPKARPLRVGDTEKPEPERSPPNRKRPANEKATDDYHYEKFKKMNRRY; from the exons ATGCCGGTCGTCCGGAAGATTTTCCGCCGCCGCCGGGGCGACTCGGAGTCAGAGGAAGATGAGCAGGACTCAGAGGAGGTTCG attaaaactGGAAGAGACCAGAGAGGTACAGAACTTGAGGAAGAGGCCCAACGGGGTGAG TGCTGTGGCCCTGCTGGTGGGAGAGAAGGTACAAGAGGAGACAACTCTAGTG GATGATCCCTTTCAGATGAAGACAGGTGGTATGGTggatatgaagaaactgaaggaaaGGGGCAAAGATAA GATCAGTGAAGAGGAGGACCTGCACCTGGGGACATCGTTTTCTGCAGAAACCAACAGACGGGATGAGGATGCAGACAT GATGAAGTACATTGAGACAGAGCTAAAGAAGAGGAAAGGGATCGTGGAACATGAGGAACAGAAAGTTAAGCCAAAGAATGCAGAGGATTGTCTTTATGAACTTCCCGAAAACATCCGTGTTTCCTCAGCAAAGAAGACCGAGGAAATGCTTTCCAACCAGATGCTGAGTGGCATTCCTGAGGTGGACCTGGGCATCGA tgctaaaattaaaaatataatttccacgGAGGATGCCAAGGCCCGTCTGCTGGCAGAGCAGCAGAACAAGAAGAAAGACAGCGAGACCTCCTTCGTGCCTACCAACATGGCCGTGAATTACGTGCAGCACAACAGAT TTTATCATGAAGAGCTCAACGCACCCATCCGGAGAAACAAAGAAGAGCCCAAGGCCCGGCCCTTGAGAGTAGGCGACACGGAGAAGCCAGAGCCTGAGC GGTCCCCTCCTAACCGCAAGCGTCCTGCTAACGAGAAGGCAACTGATGACTATCATTATGAGAAGTTCAAGAAAATGAATAGGCGGTACTGA
- the TOR1A gene encoding torsin-1A — MKLGRAALGLLLLAPSVVQAVEPISLGLALAGVLTGYIYPRLYCLFAECCGQKRSLSREALQKDLDNKLFGQHLAKKIILNAVFGFINNPKPKKPLTLSLHGWTGTGKNFVSKIIAENIYEGGLNSDYVHLFVATLHFPHASNITLYKDQLQLWIRGNVSACARSIFIFDEMDKMHAGLIDAIKPFLDYYDLVDGVSYQKAIFIFLSNAGAERITDVALDFWRSGKQREDIKLKDIEHALSVSVFNNKNSGFWHSSLIDRNLIDYFVPFLPLEYKHLKMCIRVEMQSRGYETNEDIVSRVAEEMTFFPKEERVFSDKGCKTVFTKLDYYYDD; from the exons ATGAAGCTGGGCCGGGCCGCGTTGGGCCTGCTGCTGCTGGCGCCGTCCGTGGTGCAGGCGGTGGAGCCCATCAGCCTGGGACTGGCCCTGGCCGGCGTCCTCACCGGCTACATCTACCCGCGTCTCTACTGCCTCTTCGCCGAGTGCTGCGGGCAGAAGCGGAGCCTTAGCAGGGAGG CATTGCAGAAGGATCTGGACAACAAGCTCTTTGGACAGCATCTTGCAAAGAAAATCATCTTAAATGCTGTGTTTGGTTTCATAAACAATCCGAAGCCCAAGAAACCTCTCACCCTCTCCCTGCACGGGTGGACAGGCACCGGCAAAAATTTCGTCAGCAAGATCATCGCAGAGAATATTTACGAGGGTGGTCTGAACAGTGACTATGTCCACCTGTTTGTGGCCACATTGCACTTTCCACATGCTTCAAACATCACCTTGTACAAG GATCAGTTACAGTTGTGGATTCGAGGCAACGTGAGTGCCTGTGCAAGGTCCATCTTCATATTTGATGAAATGGATAAGATGCATGCAGGCCTCATAGACGCCATCAAGCCTTTCCTCGACTATTATGACCTGGTGGATGGGGTCTCCTACCAGAAAGCCATCTTCATATTTCTCAG CAATGCTGGAGCAGAAAGGATCACAGATGTGGCTTTGGATTTCTGGAGGAGTGGAAAGCAGAGGGAAGACATCAAGCTCAAAGACATTGAACATGCCTTGTCTGTGTCGGTTTTCAATAACAAGAACA GTGGCTTCTGGCACAGCAGCTTAATTGACCGGAACCTCATTGATTATTTTGTTCCCTTCCTCCCCCTGGAATACAAACACCTAAAAATGTGTATCCGAGTGGAAATGCAGTCCCGAGGCTATGAAACTAATGAAGACATTGTAAGCAGAGTGGCTGAGGAGATGACATTTTTCCCCAAAGAGGAGAGAGTTTTCTCAGATAAAGGCTGCAAAACGGTGTTCACCAAGTTAGATTATTACTACGATGATTGA